Proteins found in one Macadamia integrifolia cultivar HAES 741 unplaced genomic scaffold, SCU_Mint_v3 scaffold1608, whole genome shotgun sequence genomic segment:
- the LOC122064332 gene encoding probable metal-nicotianamine transporter YSL7, which translates to MENWDEDIETTTNNESPSDPQLVNREGSKKKKEEEEDELTVEQIFQHKKVPSWRQQLTVRAFVVALVLSILFSFIVMKLNLTTGVIPSLNVSAGLLGFFFVKTWTKLLEKAVWLRQPFTRQENTVIQTCVVASAGISFSGGFGNYIYAMSEVVAKQLSNFNAPQDIMNPQIGWMMGFLFVVSFIGLFSVVPLRKIMIIDFKLTYPSGTATAHLINSFHTPIGAKVAQKQVKTLGKFFTFSFLWGFFQWFFTAGNACGFVNFPTFGIPAYTNTFYFDFSATYIGIGMICPHIINVSLLLGAILSWGIMWPIIGSKKGVWYSASLSSSSVNGLQGYKIFISVAMILGDGLYNFVKVTSRTLIGLYQEYRDKRNAALPVAETNSPASPPPLSFDDERRTKLFFKDQIPTWFALGGYVTISVISIIVVPFIFPPLKWYYIVVIYIFAPILAFCNAYGCGLTDWSIGPTYGTIAIFVIGAWAGASQGGIIAGLAACGVLMNIVSTASDLTQDFKTGYLTLASPRSMFVSQVIGTAMGCVISPCVFSIFYKAFPDMGLPGTRYPAPYATVFRSMAMLGVEGFSSLPTNCLQLCYGFFFISIFINGIRDSVGKRWAKYIPSPRIKVSNQIDHRRFDQSDSNI; encoded by the exons ATGGAGAATTGGGACGAAGACATTGAGACCACCACCAACAATGAAAGTCCCTCCGATCCACAACTAGTGAATCGCGAgggatcaaagaagaagaaggaagaagaagaagatgagctcACTGTGGAACAAATCTTTCAGCACAAGAAGGTGCCTTCATGGCGACAGCAACTAACTGTGAGAGCCTTTGTGGTGGCATTAGTTCTTTCAATCCtttttagcttcattgtcaTGAAGCTCAACCTCACCACAGGTGTCATACCTTCCCTCAATGTCTCTGCTGGGCTTTTAGGGTTCTTCTTTGTGAAGACATGGACAAAGTTACTAGAGAAGGCTGTTTGGCTCCGACAACCATTCACTAGGCAAGAGAACACCGTCATTCAAACCTGCGTCGTTGCAAGTGCCGGGATATCTTTCAGTG GAGGTTTTGGAAATTATATCTACGCAATGAGTGAAGTTGTGGCAAAGCAATTATCAAATTTTAATGCTCCTCAAGATATTATGAACCCACAAATTGGATGGATGATGGGGTTTCTCTTTGTCGTTAGTTTCATTGGCCTCTTCTCAGTTGTGCCTCTTCGAAAG ATCATGATCATTGACTTTAAACTCACCTACCCAAGTGGCACTGCAACTGCACATCTTATAAACAGTTTCCACACTCCTATAGGAGCCAAAGTAGCCCA GAAACAAGTCAAGACATTGGGAAAGTTCTTCACCTTCAGCTTCTTGTGGGGTTTCTTTCAATGGTTCTTCACTGCAGGGAATGCTTGTGGATTTGTAAACTTTCCTACATTTGGTATCCCAGCCTATACTAACAC GTTTTACTTTGATTTCTCTGCTACTTATATTGGGATTGGAATGATATGCCCACACATCATAAATGTTTCTCTATTACTTGGAGCCATTCTCTCTTGGGGTATCATGTGGCCTATTATAGGTTCTAAAAAAGGTGTCTGGTATTCTGCAAGCCTCAGCTCTTCTAGTGTCAATGGCCTACAAGGTTACAAG ATTTTCATCTCAGTTGCCATGATCTTAGGAGATGGTCTATACAACTTTGTAAAGGTGACAAGTAGAACACTCATTGGCTTGTATCAAGAATATCGTGACAAAAGAAATGCGGCTCTCCCTGTTGCTGAGACCAACTCACCTGCAAGCCCACCTCCCTTATCTTTTGATGATGAAAGGAGAACCAAACTCTTCTTCAAAGACCAAATTCCAACTTGGTTTGCATTAGGAGGATATGTTACTATTTCTGTTATCTCCATTATTGTAGTTCCATTTATCTTCCCCCCTCTCAAGTGGTACTACATTGTAGTCATCTACATCTTTGCACCTATTCTAGCATTTTGTAATGCATATGGGTGTGGTCTCACTGATTGGTCCATAGGTCCTACATATGGGACTATTGCCATCTTTGTAATTGGTGCATGGGCTGGGGCATCACAAGGAGGGATTATAGCAGGTCTTGCAGCTTGTGGTGTCTTGATGAACATTGTCTCCACTGCATCTGATCTCACTCAGGACTTCAAGACTGGGTACTTGACCTTGGCTTCACCAAGGTCAATGTTTGTAAGCCAAGTGATTGGGACTGCAATGGGTTGTGTTATCTCTCCATGTGTCTTCTCAATCTTCTATAAGGCTTTTCCTGATATGGGTCTACCTGGGACACGGTACCCTGCCCCTTATGCAACTGTATTTCGTAGCATGGCTATGCTAGGCGTTGAGGGGTTCTCATCTCTTCCAACCAATTGTCTCCAACTTTGTTATGGGTtcttttttatatcaattttcATAAATGGAATCAGAGACAGTGTAGGAAAGAGGTGGGCCAAGTATATACCTtccccaaggattaaagtatcg AATCAGATTGATCACCGCCGATTTGACCAATCCGATTCTAATATTTGA
- the LOC122064328 gene encoding uncharacterized protein LOC122064328, with amino-acid sequence MSLLFPSSGIASLSGGFRHGISAKLYPKTNPRISGNFSGLSNKGKVGIRFSGVRVGVCSGTKDGEVLEEDLGFENNGSISWQFSAPVTKRNREAEEKQDYYVNLGYAIRTLREDLREIFYRELCFDIYRDDIVFKDPLNTFVGKENYKSIFWALRFHGKLLFKALWVDILSMGQPVENVIMVRWTVHGIPRIPWESRGHFDGTSEYKLDKNGKIYEHRVDNIAFNSPPKLQVLAVGDLIQSIGCPSTPNPTYFETSSSLIEKSI; translated from the exons AtgtctcttctctttccttcttcaggTATTGCCTCTCTTTCGGGCGGCTTCCGGCATGGAATTTCGGCCAAGCTTTACCCTAAAACAAACCCTAGAATCAGTGGAAACTTCAGTGGCTTGAGTAACAAAGGAAAGGTCGGAATCAGGTTTAGCGGAGTTAGAGTTGGGGTTTGTTCGGGTACCAAGGATGGTGAGGTTCTGGAGGAGGATTTAGGTTTTGAAAACAACGGAAGTATATCTTGGCAATTCTCAGCTCCAGTAACGAAGCGGAACAGAGAGGCGGAGGAGAAGCAGGATTATTATGTCAATTTGGGATATGCTATTCGGACTTTAAGAGAGGATTTGCGAGAGATCTTCTACCGGGAACTTTGTTTCGATATTTACAG GGATGATATCGTCTTTAAGGATCCTCTCAACACTTTTGTTGGCAAAGAGAATTACAAATCAATCTTCTGGGCACTACGGTTCCATGGTAAACTATTGTTTAAGGCTCTGTGGGTTGACATCCTGAGTATGGGGCAACCTGTTGAGAATGTCATTATGGTCCGGTGGACTGTCCATGGTATTCCTCGCATCCCCTGGGAGAGCCGTGGCCATTTCGATGGCACTTCTGAATATAAGCTTGATAAAAATGGGAAGATCTATGAGCACCGTGTGGATAACATCGCTTTCAACTCCCCACCAAAACTCCAAGTACTGGCAGTAGGAGACCTGATTCAATCCATTGGATGCCCCTCAACACCAAATCCAACTTATTTTGAGACCTCATCCTCTTTGATTGAAAAATCCATTTAA